From Macrobrachium rosenbergii isolate ZJJX-2024 chromosome 22, ASM4041242v1, whole genome shotgun sequence, the proteins below share one genomic window:
- the LOC136850447 gene encoding uncharacterized protein, whose translation MARCNAEDWKYQLPWVLLGLRTAPRASSDLSPPEKVYGEPLIVPGELVMRDRHNPSVQRLRDVVGKFAPYQRTYTDRSATFMPPGLSSATHVFVRNDAVRPPLTRPYGGPSACSSGTPKHSASPCTGRTTGCWSTVSSPPCWRMPQTIPRSALHKNRRLRSQATPKESHVATPEKQTASATASRSRSHRIPQLTSRSRGTLQLPSRYLV comes from the coding sequence atggcccgctgcaatgctgaggattggaagtaccagctgccttgggtcctcctcggactgAGGACCGCCCCTAGAGCCAGCAGCGATCTGTCCCCaccagagaaagtctacggggagcccctcatagtcccgggcgaactcgtCATGagagatcgccacaacccatcagtccagaggctccgcgacgtagtcgggaagttcgccccctaccagcggacatataccgatAGGTCAGCAACCTTCATgcctcccggcctgtcctccgccacccacgtcttcgtcaggaatgacgccgtccgccctccactaaccaggccctacgggggcccttccgcgtgctcgagcggaacaccaaagcattctgCCTCGCCCtgcacgggaaggacgactggtTGTTGGTCGACtgtctcaagcccgccctgttggaggatGCCGCAGACGATACCACGCAGTGCCCTCCACAAGAACCGTCGCCTCCGCAGCCAAGCCACCCCAAAAGAAAGCCACGTGGCCACCCCCGAGAAGCAAACAGCCAGtgccacagccagccgctcccgctCACACCGCATCCCCCAGCTGACTTCGCGGAGTCGCGGCACTCTCCAActgcccagcagatacctagtttaa